Within the Setaria viridis chromosome 3, Setaria_viridis_v4.0, whole genome shotgun sequence genome, the region TAAAAACAAGAAATTTCGATGTTATAGGGGGAAACATGCTAGAACTTGAACATGGGTTTTGAAAACATTTCAAAATCATATGAATTTCTTCATTCCAAAAGAAGCTTCAGCAATAGCAGAGAGCTTTACAAGACATACAGAGCtagaaaaaggaaaatcatgAATTGAATCTGTCGTTTAATTTCATCAAAAATTGAACTGCTAGGGAATATAATATCTTCGTCAGTCTCACGTTAACCAAAATTTGCTCCAGCTATGGACCATAGACATTAAAAAATAGCTCAGATCAAATAGATTTTCTGAAGAAAACATTCAGATTGTGTGCATATACTGGAATACTAGTTAACAGCAATATGTTTTCAGGTCTGAGTGAAGGGTAAGCATCTACACCTGGCCCTCGGCAAATTAAACAAAGGGATTAAAGTTCCTCCTTGAGCGAAAGCAGTGATTAGTCAATTAGATTACAGATAGGAGCAGACACAAAAGCAGTAAAAGGTCACACCTTTGCTTTACACGACAAGATCGCTTCCCCTGTTCACCATCAAATCAGAGTGCCTCTAAAACCGTGTTCGCTACTGGTAGTAGAGTATTACGGAGtactaaataaaagaaaggctaAAATCGAAGGCCATTTAGCTGGATTGCAGGTTACCCAATTAAGCTTAATCTTCATTAGCTAAGTAAACCACGTATGCAGGAACTAGTTAAACCTTGGAGAGTGGATCGGAGTCATGGAGCCAGAAGCAGGTACTTGTTAGCTCGGTCTTGCTTGGCTGGTTCGAATTCCTCCTCTAGCGGCTAGCGCCTGGCTCCGGCGCCCATCATCTTCTTGAACTCGTCGAAGTTGacgctgccgtcgccgtcggcgtcgacggAGCGGATCATCCTTGAGCAGTCTGCGACGGAGCACTTGTCCCCAAGCTGGCGGAGCACGCGGTGGAGCTCCCGTGCGGAGATGAGCCCGTTGTGGTCGGCGTCGTACATGCGGAACGCCTCCCGCAGCTCGGCCTCCGTGGCGTCCTCCTGcccctccccggcgccggcgccgccgctgggccCGCAGTGGAAGGCGACGAACTCGGCGAGGTCGACGAAGCCGTCGCGGTCAGCGTCCATCTCGTCCATCATGCGGCGCACCTCCCCGGGCCCCGGTGGCGCGCCCAGCGCCCGAAGCACGGACGCCAGCTCCTCCGCCGAGATCTTGCCGTCGCCGTTGGCGTCGTAGCGCCGGAACAcctgctccacctccgccgccggcatccccacaccccctccccctcccactgccccgcccgccgccgccttcgccgagTCCCTGCCCTTGTTGACGCTCGCCAtgctccttccctctctctttctctgtcCTCGAGACGCGTCTTCCCCCTCTCAATCCGGGCTCCTGCTTTTTTATCCGTGGACGTCGCGGCGAAGCTACGCGCACTCTACGCATCCGCGACGTACCCTCACGGACCCGTGGGCCCGCACAAATCATGGTACAGTGGCGTCGGAGGTGGCTTCGGTTTGGAGGGACTTGAGATCCGCGGCCCACTCGTGACGGAATCGTctggagaaagaaagggaagcggAGCGGACAAAAGGCACCCGGCACCACGGACACGTGGATGTCAAGCTGCCACTGGTCGGCGGGCCCACCACGTGATTGGCGGCGTGGGCCATGCGTGTCAGGGGGCGGAATGCATGGTGGATGGGGCGGAATGCTGGCGGCCCATGACCGACCGCGACTCGCCTCTGCTTCGCTTCACGCGCTCGCGTCTGGCAACCGCGTCGG harbors:
- the LOC117850908 gene encoding probable calcium-binding protein CML18; protein product: MASVNKGRDSAKAAAGGAVGGGGGVGMPAAEVEQVFRRYDANGDGKISAEELASVLRALGAPPGPGEVRRMMDEMDADRDGFVDLAEFVAFHCGPSGGAGAGEGQEDATEAELREAFRMYDADHNGLISARELHRVLRQLGDKCSVADCSRMIRSVDADGDGSVNFDEFKKMMGAGARR